The following are from one region of the Lynx canadensis isolate LIC74 chromosome D4, mLynCan4.pri.v2, whole genome shotgun sequence genome:
- the LOC115499165 gene encoding tigger transposable element-derived protein 1-like, whose translation MITVEVKKEIVEKYERGMRVAEIARFYKKSTSTICTILKKKEEIRGLDAAKGVTRISKQRPRVLEDVEKLLLVWMNEKRLAGDTVTENFICEKAKALYTDLVSKLPGTSTENEEGFKASRGWFDNFKRRSGIRSVVRHREAASSDAKAAEVFATEFQKLMASECYLPEQVFNCDETGLFWKEMPKRTRITEEESAAPGHRPVKDRLTLLFCANASGDFKVKPLLVYHSENPRAFRKCRVQKSQLNVMWRSNSKAWVTRILFVEWVNEAFGPAVKKYLLEKNLPLRALLVMDDAPAHPPGFEDDLLEEFEFLKVKFLPPNPTPVLQPMEQQVVSNFKRLYTTALLQRRFEVTEGTNLTLREFGKNCFHMVNYCLKIMDKAWDGGTERTLSSAWRKLWPGCVLGPDLEGLAHEQQPPVAGETVSLGKTRGLEVSEDDSQELVEEHGQEPTTDELMGLHRKQQQEVMGEISSAGEKKAEESLTSTESLAMDLEEHLCVCPMGPGQCAGVQGGWHPERRGNGQEVNSTRL comes from the exons aTGATCACGGTGGAAGTCAAGAAGGAAATTGTCGAGAAGTACGAACGAGGGATGCGAGTggccgaaattgcaagattttataagaagtctacgtCAACCATTTgcacaatattaaagaagaaagaagaaataagggggCTAGATGCAGCGAAAGGAGTCACGAGAATATCAAAGCAACGGCCACGTGTTCTGGAAGATGTAGAGAAGTTGCTTCTGGTTTGGATGAATGAGAAACGGCTGGCAGGTGACACCGTGACCGAGAACTTTATCTGCGAGAAGGCAAAGGCCTTGTACACCGACCTCGTAAGTAAACTGCCAGGTACgtcaacagaaaatgaagaaggcttcaaagcaagcaggggatggtTTGATAACTTTAAGAGGAGAAGTGGCATCCGTAGTGttgtgaggcacagagaggctgcgAGTTCGGATGCTAAGGCAGCCGAGGTGTTTGCTACCGAGTTCCAGAAGCTCATGGCTTCCGAGTGTTACCTGCCGGAGCAAGTTTTTAACTGCGATGAGACGGGGCTTTTTTGGAAAGAGATGCCAAAGAGGACGCGCATTACGGAAGAAGAGAGCGCAGCGCCTGGTCACAGGCCCGTGAAAGACCGTCTCACCCTCTTGTTTTGCGCTAACGCGAGTGGGGATTTCAAAGTCAAGCCCCTGCTCGTGTATCATTCCGAGAACCCACGAGCCTTCAGGAAATGCAGGGTGCAGAAGAGCCAGTTAAACGTCATGTGGAGGTCCAACAGCAAGGCTTGGGTCACTCGTATCTTGTTCGTCGAGTGGGTCAACGAGGCCTTCGGTCCCGCAGTGAAGAAATACCTTTTAGAGAAGAATCTGCCGCTCAGAGCCTTGCTGGTGATGGATGATGCCCCTGCTCATCCTCCAGGCTTTGAGGACGACCTGCTGGAGGAATTCGAGTTCCTTAAGGTCAAGTTCCTTCCTCCCAACCCCACTCCAGTCCTCCAGCCCATGGAGCAGCAAGTCGTTTCGAACTTTAAAAGGCTTTACACCACAGCACTACTTCAGCGACGCTTCGAGGTGACCGAAGGAACGAACCTTACCCTCCGAGAGTTTGGGAAAAATTGTTTCCACATGGTGAACTACTGCCTGAAGATCATGGATAAAGCCTGGGATGGGGGCACCGAGAGAACCCTCAGTTCTGCTTGGAGAAAACTGTGGCCCGGTTGTGTTCTTGGACCTGACTTAGAGGGGCTTGCTCATGAACAGCAGCCGCCAGTTGCCGGTGAAACGGTGTCCTTGGGGAAGACCAGGGGACTGGAGGTGAGTGAGGACGACAGTCAGGAGCTGGTGGAGGAGCATGGCCAGGAGCCGACCACCGACGAACTGATGGGTCTGCATCGCAAGCAGCAGCAAGAGGTTATGGGGGAGATCTCGTCTGCAGGGGAGAAAAAGGccgaggaatccctcacttcaa CGGAGAGCCTGGCCATGGACCTGGAGGAGCACCTGTGCGTGTGCCCCATGGGGCCTGGCCAGTGTGCAGGGGTGCAG GGAGGCTGGCACCCGGAGCGGCGGGGCAACGGCCAGGAGGTGAACAGCACACGACTGTAG